In Schizosaccharomyces osmophilus chromosome 2, complete sequence, the following proteins share a genomic window:
- the gua1 gene encoding IMP dehydrogenase Gua1 has protein sequence MSVVKPYSEALDLLKKYEKKDGLSIDDLIRHNFQGGLTFNDFLILPGYIDFVPNSVSLETKISRNVTLKTPFVSSPMDTVTEDQMAIYMALSGGIGVIHHNCTAEEQADMVRKVKKYENGFITDPVVFSPEHTVGDVLKIKETKGFSGIPVTDTGKLRGKLIGIVTSRDVQFHRDVDSKVTEVMTKENLITTREGISLERANEILRNSKKGKLPVVDGDLNLVALLSLTDLMKNLNFPNASKSAETKQLMVAAAIGTRDDDRYRLKLLAEAGVDVVVIDSSQGNSCFQVEMIKFIKSNFPKLDVVAGNVVTREQAANLIAAGADGLRIGMGSGAACITQEVMACGRPQATAIAQVSEFASQFGVSVIADGGIQNIGHMVKSLTLGATAVMMGSLLAGTTESPGEYYVRDGQRYKSYRGMGSIAAMEGTGMNKNASTGRYFSENDAVRVAQGVSGLVVDKGSLLRFLPYLYTGLQHACQDIGVRSLEKLHEAVNAHDVRFELRSSAAIREGDIQGFATYEKRLY, from the exons atgTCTGTTGTTAAGCCTTACTCTGAAGCTTTAGACCTTCTTAAGAAgtatgaaaagaaggatgGTTTAAGTATTGACGATTTAATTCGTCACAACTTCCAAGGTGGTCTTACCTTCAACgactttttgattttgccTGGTTATATTGATTTTGTTCCTAACAGTgtttctttggaaacaaagatCTCCCGTAATGTCACTTTGAAGACTCCTTTCGTCAGTTCTCCTATGGATACTGTTACGGAAGACCAAATGGCCATTTACATGGCGCTTTCTGGTGGTATCGGTGTGATTCACCATAACTGCACTGCTGAAGAGCAAGCTGATATGGTTCGCAAGGTGAAGAAGTACGAAAACGGTTTCATTACTGATCCCGTCGTCTTCTCTCCTGAGCACACTGTCGGTGATGTTTTGAAGATTAAGGAAACCAAAGGCTTCAGTGGTATTCCCGTTACTg ACACCGGTAAGCTTCGTGGAAAGTTGATTGGTATTGTCACTTCTCGTGATGTCCAATTCCACAGAGATGTCGACTCTAAGGTCACTGAAGTCATGACCAAGGAAAACTTGATTACTACTCGCGAAGGCATTAGCTTGGAACGTGCTAACGAGATTTTGCGTAATTCTAAAAAGGGCAAACTCCCTGTTGTCGATGGTGACTTGAATTTGGttgctttgctttctttgacCGATTTGATGAAGAACTTGAATTTCCCCAACGCTAGCAAGTCCGCTGAAACCAAGCAGCTCATGGTTGCTGCTGCTATCGGTACTCGTGATGATGACCGTTACCGTTTGAAGTTGTTGGCCGAAGCCGGTGTCGATGTCGTTGTTATCGACTCTTCTCAAGGTAACTCTTGCTTCCAAGTTGAAATGATTAAGTTCATCAAGTCCAACTTCCCCAAACTCGATGTTGTCGCTGGTAATGTTGTTACACGTGAACAAGCTGCAAACTTGATTGCCGCCGGTGCCGATGGTTTACGTATTGGTATGGGTAGCGGTGCTGCCTGTATCACTCAAGAAGTCATGGCATGTGGTCGACCCCAAGCTACCGCTATTGCCCAGGTTTCTGAATTTGCTTCCCAATTTGGCGTCAGTGTCATCGCTGATGGTGGTATTCAAAACATCGGTCATATGGTCAAGAGTCTTACCCTTGGCGCTACCGCCGTAATGATGGGTAGTTTGCTTGCTGGTACGACTGAGTCTCCTGGTGAATATTATGTCCGTGATGGACAACGTTACAAATCCTACCGTGGTATGGGTTCCATTGCTGCTATGGAGGGCACTGGTATGAACAAGAATGCTTCCACTGGTCGTTACTTCTCTGAAAATGATGCTGTACGTGTTGCTCAAGGTGTCTCTGGCCTCGTTGTCGACAAGGGCTCTCTTCTTCGCTTCTTGCCTTACCTTTATACTGGTTTGCAACACGCATGCCAAGACATCGGTGTTCGCTCTcttgaaaagcttcatGAAGCTGTTAACGCTCATGATGTCCGTTTCGAATTGCGTTCTAGTGCTGCCATTCGTGAAGGTGATATCCAAGGTTTTGCTACTTATGAAAAGCGTTTGTATTAA
- a CDS encoding transmembrane transporter produces MSPSSLSPEIHPSQSRLYSSSRDSSYPSSSFWNQSNSKMDDVGSLKPISLNDHQGLKSRVTIQSHNESEEPEDPDFTLVLPSNRLYIVIPGLMLCIFLAALDQTIITTAIPTIEKSFDDSSSYSWIGTAYSLAETAVLPLAGIMSEVVGRKAVLYSSTVIFLLGSALCGAAKSMIWLILCRAVQGIGGGGIMSLVTIVIADITPLQTRSYYTGCFGATWGIASVMGPLMGGAISQKTTWRWIFFINLPTGGIALTTLIFFLNLIPKPRTSFSQFMKTFDFLGIITITVGVVLFLLGLSLGSTAGVWTHANILCYLIIGILCLVVFAVNETYTKRVKIMPPAAFKTLSLTSIMVTSFLHYYIMSTITYYIPVYLQDVKGDGPLMSGVHTLSFAVVSSVTSAISGFSIGKLRNYTYFMIGGWIILLAGAGSMIAIYHETDISRVMGFIALTAIGVGNLFQPNLIALQASVPPATMATSCSAFMLLRNMGSSIGIAIGAVIYDQRLSTLLQGMSYDKNISFSQIQEITDASERNRILDALANAIRMIWIVNVPFAALGAILSFFTKQNKLSQSVMAYDENKEGINQDRQEMEKP; encoded by the coding sequence ATGTCGCCGTCTTCTCTTTCTCCTGAAATTCATCCTTCACAAAGTCGTCTCTATAGTTCCAGCAGAGACTCTTCTTACccgtcttcttctttctggAATCAATCCAATTCCAAAATGGATGATGTAGGTTCTTTAAAACCCATCTCCTTGAATGATCATCAGGGTCTAAAGTCTCGAGTTACCATACAATCGCATAATGAATCCGAAGAGCCAGAAGACCCAGACTTCACCCTAGTACTCCCTTCGAATCGTCTCTACATTGTCATCCCAGGTCTCATGTTATGCATCTTTCTTGCTGCCCTTGATCAAACCATCATTACCACTGCCATCCCCACCATCGAAAAAAGCTTCGACGACAGCTCATCGTATTCGTGGATCGGTACCGCCTATTCACTGGCAGAAACCGCCGTCCTACCTCTTGCAGGCATAATGAGTGAAGTAGTTGGTCGAAAGGCTGTTCTTTACTCCTCCACCGTCATTTTTCTACTCGGAAGCGCCCTTTGCGGCGCTGCTAAAAGCATGATTTGGCTCATCTTGTGCCGTGCTGTTCAGGGTATTGGCGGCGGTGGAATCATGTCTTTAGTTACAATTGTTATCGCTGATATTACACCTCTTCAAACCCGTTCGTACTATACAGGTTGCTTCGGTGCCACCTGGGGCATCGCTTCTGTCATGGGCCCTTTGATGGGTGGTGCCATCTCTCAAAAAACAACCTGGCGttggattttcttcattaacCTCCCTACTGGCGGTATCGCCTTGACTACACTTATCTTCTTCCTTAATTTAATTCCCAAGCCAAGGACCTCCTTTTCCCAGTTTATGAaaacttttgattttctcgGCATCATCACAATCACTGTTGGCGTtgttctctttcttcttggtcTTAGTCTTGGTTCTACTGCCGGTGTTTGGACACATGCCAATATTCTGTGTTATCTCATTATCGGCATTCTCTGCCTGGTCGTGTTTGCTGTCAATGAAACATACACCAAGCGAGTAAAAATCATGCCTCCTGCTGCATTTAAAACTCTTTCACTCACCTCCATTATGGTGACTTCCTTCTTGCACTACTACATAATGTCTACCATCACCTACTACATTCCCGTATACTTGCAAGACGTTAAAGGCGATGGTCCACTCATGTCCGGTGTTCACACGCTTTCCTTCGCAGTCGTCTCTTCCGTGACCTCAGCTATCAGTGGCTTTAGTATTGGCAAGTTAAGGAACTATACATACTTTATGATTGGTGGCTGGATTATCCTTCTGGCAGGTGCAGGCTCTATGATTGCCATTTACCACGAAACCGACATTTCCCGAGTCATGGGCTTCATTGCATTGACGGCTATTGGAGTAGGCAATTTGTTTCAGCCTAATTTAATCGCGCTGCAAGCGTCTGTTCCTCCAGCAACCATGGCAACCTCTTGCTCTGCGTTCATGTTGCTTCGAAATATGGGTTCTTCTATCGGTATTGCCATTGGAGCAGTGATTTATGATCAACGACTATCCACTTTGCTCCAAGGCATGTCTTACGATAAAaacatttcattttcacaAATCCAAGAGATTACAGATGCTTCAGAAAGAAATCGTATTTTGGATGCCCTTGCAAATGCCATTAGAATGATTTGGATTGTCAACGTACCCTTTGCTGCGTTAGGAGCAATCCTGTCGTTTTTtacaaagcaaaacaagTTAAGCCAAAGCGTGATGGCGTATGATGAGAATAAAGAAGGGATAAACCAAGATCGtcaagaaatggaaaagccGTAA
- the pfa3 gene encoding palmitoyltransferase Pfa3, which translates to MGYIRGLINLSKRTLLKLFRNGLQIFALLLMTQAQWLNWVIYKLSPSRLGQVQLVLYVLMVFTYVYANITPPGTPVTALFEPKTSNQYMKRKDGMPRYCGKCMQYKADRTHHCSRCDSCVLRMDHHCLWFRNCIGFQNHKLFYLVCLYLTTYALTSVYSTFMAITKHFTAANGTISSVYLVFWGSLFAFAFGLSIVMVAFTVYHTFLLFQNITTLESMKSSWSKYAKSTQPFNVGLYNNWCQVMGSAPWFWFLPVKNSIGNGTVYPINQNALPYIPSSEEKLETSFEKTPAPIGYRETEWASDEEEFAMKSRRWNPHLGQFEWLDDLV; encoded by the exons ATGGGTTACATTCGTGGGCTGATAAatctttccaaaagaacGTTGCTAAAGCTCTTTCGAAATGGATTACAAATATTTGCACTCCTATTGATGACTCAGGCTCAATGGCTGAATTGGGTTATCTACAAGCTATCGCCATCCAGGCTGGGTCAAGTTCAACTTGTACTGTATGTATTGATGGTATTTACTTATGTATATGCAAACATAACACCTCCTGGAACCCCAGTG ACTGCTTTGTTTGAGCCGAAAACGAGTAACCAATATATGAAGCGAAAAGATGGGATGCCTCGTTATTGTGGCAAATGCATGCAGTACAAGGCTGACCGAACTCATCATTGTTCGCGTTGCGATTCTTGTGTGCTACGCATGGATCACCATTGTCTCTGGTTTCGTAATTGTATTGGGTTTCAAAACCATAAGCTTTTCTACCTCGTGTGCTTGTATTTGACAACGTATGCTCTTACAAGTGTATACAGTACATTTATGGCCATAACAAAGCATTTTACTGCAGCAAATGGAACCATAAGCTCTGTCTATTTAGTGTTTTGGGGTTCTCTGTTTGCATTCGCGTTTGGCCTTAGTATTGTGATGGTTGCGTTTACAGTCTATCATactttccttctttttcagaacATTACTACCCTGGAGTCTATGAAATCTAGTTGGTCGAAATATGCCAAGTCAACACAGCCATTTAACGTTGGTCTGTATAATAATTGGTGTCAGGTGATGGGATCGGCACCATGGTTCTGGTTTCTCCCAGTAAAAAATTCGATAGGAAACGGCACTGTTTATCCCATCAACCAGAACGCACTTCCATACATCCCCtcttcagaagaaaaattagaaacaTCCTTCGAAAAAACTCCAGCGCCAATTGGTTATAGAGAGACCGAATGGGCTAGtgatgaggaagaatttGCAATGAAGAGTCGTCGCTGGAATCCTCACCTTGGCCAGTTTGAGTGGCTTGATGATCTAGTTTGA
- a CDS encoding nucleobase transmembrane transporter — MSNSFAYDDAFPPPPTFQQKCSNAVRSVFTKDFWIGDYDYSFLLPAIPFTNSKPKSPPFFSLNAKTPVLLAFILGFQHALAMIGGVTSPPRIIAASANLTVEQTNYLVSAGLISTALLTLINIARIKIPKTNYYIGTGMLSVLGISFTSVSVAPKTFSQMYQNGYCPTASDGTKLPCPDAYGAFIATCCVCSLLEIAMSFIPPRFLKRLFPPIVTGPVVLLIGASLIMTGLEDWAGGSGCTSRQTMCPSNTAPHPLYWGSAQFIGLGFSVFATIVVVERFGPPLMKTTSVAFGLIIGMIISGATHYWDRSIIDAAPVITFNWVHTFRLKIYGPAVLPILAMYIVNMMEAIGDITATSDVSMLEVDGPEFDSRIQGGVLCDGTSSLIASLMTITPLTTFAQNNGVISLTKCANRRAGFFCAFILLCMGIFGKFAAVFVAIPNAVMGGMTTFLFSSVTTSGIAIIGQIPFNRRNRFILTASLTLGMGAILVPNWFSYFFTYSGSNKGLVGFLDAITLVMENGFAIGAFISIFLNLILPEEFDPDMHNDSPGMSSGANGIVELTAVDPTDSTTTDTKHESEKKISENNGIAEVPV, encoded by the coding sequence ATGTCCAACTCTTTTGCTTATGACGATGCATTTCCCCCTCCTCCCACCTTTCAGCAAAAATGTTCCAACGCTGTCCGCTCCGTCTTCACCAAAGACTTTTGGATCGGTGATTATGACTATAGTTTCCTGCTCCCTGCCATCCCCTTTACCAACAGTAAACCAAAGTCCCCtcccttcttttccttaaACGCCAAAACACCCGTTCTTTTGGCCTTTATTTTGGGCTTCCAGCATGCCCTCGCCATGATTGGAGGCGTTACCTCTCCTCCTCGTATCATCGCCGCTAGTGCCAATCTTACAGTCGAGCAAACCAATTACCTTGTCTCTGCTGGTCTCATCAGTACGGCCCTCTTGACCCTCATCAATATAGCTCGCATCAAAATTCCCAAAACCAATTATTACATTGGCACCGGCATGCTCTCCGTTCTCGGTATATCCTTCACCAGTGTCAGTGTAGCGCCTAAAACATTTAGTCAAATGTACCAAAATGGTTATTGTCCTACCGCCTCTGACGGTACCAAGCTCCCCTGTCCTGATGCCTATGGTGCATTTATTGCCACCTGCTGCGTTTGCTCTTTGCTTGAAATTGCTATGTCCTTCATTCCTCCTCGCTTCCTCAAACGCCTCTTCCCTCCCATCGTTACTGGCCCCGTCGTTTTATTGATTGGCGCTTCTCTTATTATGACCGGTCTTGAGGATTGGGCCGGCGGTAGTGGCTGCACAAGCCGTCAAACGATGTGTCCTTCCAATACTGCTCCCCATCCCCTGTACTGGGGTAGCGCCCAGTTTATCGGACTCGGATTTAGTGTCTTTGCTACCATCGTCGTCGTTGAACGCTTCGGTCCTCctttaatgaaaacaacTTCTGTTGCCTTTGGCCTTATTATCGGCATGATTATTTCTGGTGCTACCCATTATTGGGATCGTTCCATTATTGATGCTGCTCCCGTCATCACGTTTAACTGGGTCCATACTTTCCGCCTTAAAATTTATGGCCCTGCCGTTCTCCCCATACTTGCTATGTACATTGTCAACATGATGGAGGCCATTGGCGATATCACCGCTACTTCAGACGTCTCCATGCTGGAAGTCGATGGTCCCGAATTTGACTCGAGAATTCAAGGTGGTGTTCTCTGCGACGGTACATCCTCCTTAATAGCTTCCCTCATGACTATCACCCCTCTCACAACCTTTGCCCAAAATAATGGTGTAATCAGTCTGACCAAGTGTGCCAATCGAAGAGCTGGTTTTTTCTGTGCATTCATCTTGTTGTGTATGGGAATCTTTGGTAAGTTCGCTGCCGTATTTGTAGCAATTCCCAATGCCGTGATGGGAGGAATGACcacctttttgttttcctctGTCACAACCTCTGGTATAGCCATCATCGGTCAAATCCCTTTCAATCGTCGAAACCGCTTTATCCTCACCGCTTCTTTAACTTTGGGTATGGGTGCAATTTTGGTTCCTAATTGGTTCAGTTACTTTTTTACATATTCTGGAAGCAACAAAGGCCTTGTCGGTTTTTTGGACGCCATCACCCTCGTCATGGAGAATGGATTTGCCATTGGTGCTTTCATTTCCATATTTCTGAATCTCATCCTCCCTGAAGAGTTCGATCCCGATATGCATAACGACAGTCCTGGTATGTCTTCAGGCGCTAACGGCATAGTCGAACTTACGGCCGTTGACCCCACTGATTCCACTACCACCGATACAAAGCACGAGTCAGAGAAGAAGATAAGTGAGAACAATGGAATTGCTGAAGTGCCGGTGTAA
- a CDS encoding ornithine cyclodeaminase-like protein — protein MNNKLTSPTVFFSRDELVNYLPWNALIDALRDIFTKAIECPPRLHYPIESSVNEHEAHGTMLIMPCWSPGEYIGVKQVNVFPNNSKKNLPNLSSHYLLSDANTGIHLAQLDGGELTSRRTAAASALASKYLSRNDATSLLILGSGNVAKNLIYAHCSVRPIKKITVWNHRFENAIALVKSISGDFPSINLCAVNDEDLEHTVRACDIISCATLSTSPIVKGSWIQPGTHIDLVGGFTPKMHEVDSACVSKASVFVDTRAGALSEAGDLLTPIKEGAFSPDDVQADLFDLSNEHHKGRAQLTNFQGAITLFKSVGDSREDLAAATLAYNTHKNKRL, from the coding sequence ATGAATAATAAGCTCACTTCTCCTACCGTATTTTTTTCTCGAGATGAGTTAGTGAATTACTTACCTTGGAACGCTTTGATTGATGCCCTTAGGGACATCTTCACGAAAGCAATTGAATGTCCCCCCAGACTCCACTATCCCATAGAAAGCTCTGTGAATGAACATGAAGCTCATGGTACCATGTTGATCATGCCTTGTTGGTCTCCTGGTGAATACATTGGCGTCAAACAGGTAAACGTTTTTCCCAACAACAGTAAAAAGAACCTACCAAATCTTTCCAGCCATTATCTTTTAAGCGATGCAAATACTGGTATCCATTTAGCTCAACTCGATGGAGGAGAACTCACATCTCGAAGAACTGCTGCTGCCTCTGCTCTTGCATCTAAGTACTTGTCTAGAAATGATGCAACCTCGCTTCTGATTTTAGGATCTGGCAACGTTGCTAAAAATCTTATTTACGCTCATTGCTCTGTTCGCCCCATCAAAAAGATTACTGTTTGGAACCATCGGTTTGAGAACGCTATAGCTCTCGTAAAATCAATTTCTGGTGACTTTCCTTCAATCAATTTGTGCGCTGTTAATGATGAAGATTTGGAACACACCGTTAGAGCTTGTGATATTATTTCGTGCGCAACCTTGAGTACATCTCCTATTGTGAAAGGTTCATGGATTCAGCCCGGTACTCATATAGATTTAGTAGGCGGTTTCACTCCAAAAATGCATGAAGTTGACTCCGCTTGTGTTTCTAAAGCGAGCGTTTTTGTCGATACAAGAGCCGGTGCACTCTCTGAAGCTGGTGACCTATTAACACCAATTAAAGAAGGTGCATTCTCTCCCGACGATGTCCAAGCtgatttatttgatttaaGCAATGAGCATCACAAGGGACGTGCTCAATTAACTAACTTCCAAGGTGCCATAACCCTCTTTAAGTCTGTAGGAGACTCGAGAGAAGACCTTGCTGCAGCTACTTTAGCTTATAACACacataaaaacaagagactataa
- a CDS encoding cell agglutination protein mam3-like — MTLMTFFLLPLFLFALISPAFALFPKKLSYVSENGPFKNATIADVLNGSKNLAASCSCPSHILSSDVPLYSAKETITASSYWSLVTTQITTTAYVPFTSQLACVPTGDSHSSSSLTSSATGSSSPTPSVASVPSSTTAATSSQVPPASASPSPSPSASPSSVPALSTASASSSTQTANTSPAGTPSPNASSTLVSSSQPVPSTSFTSSVASPPAPSPSSNSIKSSSSVPIHSKATGSSSAFPHTSVLSFLTERFSTVYTTTLSGASSDVRSITSKAVSSTPIAPSSSSSSLQSIPRSSVPITSAGPSSSVGTSSPLSSTAILSSTVSSKSSPAVTPTTSTASSASSSTESVTTSSSTPEHPVLSTSSFSKITSAPLPSTSIDKSSSIITSATTGSSSTPSLVTISPNITCYTETDTVTTTSGSTVTSGSQGFTSTVATPSGSSAGTVVIDTPSPSPSWVTETITSGSQGFTSTVATPSGSSAGTVVIDTPSATPNGSVVINTPSPSPSWVTKTTTSGSQGFTSTVATPSGSSAGTVVIDTPSPSPSWVTNTITSGSQGFTSTVATPSGSSAGTVVIDTPSPSPSWVTKTITSGSQGFTSTVATPSGSSAGTVVIDTPSPSPSWVTETITSGSQGFTSTVATPSGSSAGTVVIDTPSPSPSWVTKTITSGSQGFTSTVATPSGSSAGTVVIDTPSPSPSWVTETITSGSQGFTSTVATPSGSSAGTVVIDTPSPSPSWVTKTITSGSQGFTSTVATPSGSSAGTVVIDTPSPSPSWVTKTITSGSQGFTSTVATPTGTSAGTVLIDVPSASSSWVTTTTTSGSQGFTSTVATPEGSKAGTVLIDVPTPAWVTSTITSGSQGFTSTVATPEGSKTGTVLIDVPTPSWVTTTTTSGSQGFTSTVATPEGSKAGTVLIDVPTPAWITTTITSGYQGFTSTIATPEGSKTGTVLIDVPKQTTTTTTSTFDGINGGYTSSYSGGATETILIGTPNHSVVNVA, encoded by the exons ATGACTTTAATGACGttttttctccttcctctctttctctttgctTTGATTTCACCTGCATTTGCATTGTTTCCTAAAAAGTTATCTTACGTTTCCGAAAATGGTCCTTTTAAGAATGCTACCATTGCCGATGTTTTGAATGGTTCGAAAAACCTAGCGGCATCATGCTCTTGCCCTTCCCacattctttcttctgaCGTTCCTCTCTACTCGGCAAAAGAAACCATCACTGCTTCTAGTTATTGGTCCCTTGTTACAACTCAAATTACCACCACTGCTTATGTGCCTTTTACTTCACAACTTGCCTGTGTTCCCACAGGTGATTCCCattcctcttcttctctcACTAGCAGTGCGACTGGCAGCTCCTCTCCGACTCCTTCTGTAGCTTCGGTGCCTTCTTCGACCACCGCTGCTACTTCCAGTCAGGTTCCTCCCGCCAGTGCCTCACCTAGTCCTAGTCCAAGTGCCAGCCCCTCATCCGTCCCTGCCCTATCTACCGCCTCGGCTTCTTCATCTACACAGACTGCTAATACAAGCCCAGCCGGCACCCCATCTCCAAATGCCAGTTCCACTCTAGTTTCCAGCTCCCAACCGGTACCCTCTACGAGCTTCACTAGTTCCGTCGCTTCTCCTCCTGCTCCTTCCCCATCAAGCAACTCCATTAAGTCCTCCTCCTCAGTTCCTATTCACAGCAAAGCTACTGGTAGTTCGTCCGCTTTCCCTCATACCTCTGTTCTCTCTTTTCTAACCGAACGCTTCTCTACCGTTTACACAACAACCCTTTCGGGTGCTAGTTCGGATGTCAGAAGTATAACCTCTAAAGCTGTTTCCTCTACGCCGATTGcaccttcttcttcatcttcttcccT CCAATCAATCCCTCGTTCATCAGTCCCTATCACATCTGCTGGTCCTTCTTCGAGTGTAGGAACTTCATCTCCTTTATCCTCCACTgccattctttcttcaactGTCAGCAGCAAAAGTAGCCCGGCAGTTACTCCCACAACGAGTACCGCATCctctgcttcttcttcaaccgAGAGTGTTACTACCTCAAGCTCTACACCTGAGCATCCCGTGTTAAgtacttcttctttttcgaaGATCACCTCTGCACCCCTTCCTTCAACTTCCATTGATAAATCGAGCAGCATTATTACAAGCGCCACTACCGGATCCTCTTCAACACCAAGCTTGGTGACTATTTCCCCAAACATAACTTGCTATACTGAAACCGATACTGTAACCACTACGTCTGGTTCT ACCGTCACATCCGGTTCTCAAGGATTCACTTCCACCGTTGCTACTCCCTCAGGCTCTTCTGCTGGAACTGTTGTGATTGATACTCCTAGCCCTAGTCCCTCTTGGGTTACTGAGACCATCACTTCTGGTTCTCAAGGATTCACTTCCACCGTTGCCACTCCCTCAGGCTCTTCCGCTGGAACTGTTGTGATTGATACTCCTAGTGCTACGCCTAACGGTTCTGTTGTCATTAACACTCCTAGCCCTAGTCCCTCTTGGGTTACTAAGACCACCACTTCCGGTTCTCAAGGTTTCACCTCCACTGTTGCTACTCCCTCAGGCTCTTCTGCTGGAACTGTTGTGATTGACACTCCTAGCCCTAGTCCCTCTTGGGTTACTAATACCATCACTTCCGGTTCTCAAGGTTTCACCTCCACTGTTGCTACTCCCTCAGGCTCTTCTGCTGGAACTGTTGTGATTGACACTCCTAGCCCTAGTCCCTCTTGGGTTACTAAAACCATCACTTCTGGTTCTCAAGGATTCACTTCCACCGTTGCTACTCCCTCAGGCTCTTCTGCTGGAACTGTTGTGATTGACACTCCTAGCCCTAGTCCCTCTTGGGTTACTGAGACCATCACTTCTGGTTCTCAAGGATTCACTTCCACCGTTGCTACTCCCTCAGGCTCTTCTGCTGGAACTGTTGTGATTGACACTCCTAGCCCTAGTCCCTCTTGGGTTACTAAAACCATCACTTCTGGTTCTCAAGGATTCACTTCCACCGTTGCTACTCCCTCAGGCTCTTCTGCTGGAACTGTTGTGATTGACACTCCTAGCCCTAGTCCCTCTTGGGTTACTGAGACCATCACTTCTGGTTCTCAAGGATTCACTTCCACCGTTGCTACTCCCTCAGGCTCTTCGGCTGGAACTGTTGTGATTGATACTCCTAGCCCTAGTCCCTCTTGGGTTACTAAAACCATCACTTCTGGTTCTCAAGGATTCACTTCCACCGTTGCTACTCCCTCAGGCTCTTCTGCTGGAACTGTTGTGATTGATACTCCTAGCCCTAGTCCCTCTTGGGTTACTAAGACCATCACTTCCGGTTCTCAAGGTTTCACCTCCACCGTCGCTACCCCTACTGGCACATCTGCCGGCACTGTATTGATTGACGTTCCCAGTGCTAGCTCTTCTTGGGTAACTACTACGACCACTTCTGGTTCTCAGGGGTTTACCTCCACCGTGGCTACTCCTGAGGGCTCTAAGGCTGGTACAGTATTGATCGATGTTCCTACACCTGCCTGGGTGACTAGTACGATAACTTCCGGTTCTCAAGGCTTCACTTCCACTGTGGCTACACCAGAGGGTTCCAAGACTGGTACAGTTCTAATCGATGTCCCTACACCATCCTGGGTGACTACTACGACAACTTCCGGTTCTCAAGGTTTCACCTCCACTGTTGCTACTCCTGAGGGCTCTAAGGCTGGTACAGTGTTGATCGATGTTCCTACACCTGCCTGGATAACCACTACAATAACTTCCGGTTATCAAGGTTTTACTTCCACCATCGCTACCCCCGAGGGCTCCAAGACTGGTACAGTTCTAATCGATGTACCAAAACAGACCACAACTACTACGACTAGTACATTTGATGGAATAAATGGTGGCTACACCAGTTCATATAGTGGAGGTGCTACTGAGACAATTTTGATTGGTACTCCTAACCACTCAGTTGTAAATGTCGCTTAA